In Triticum aestivum cultivar Chinese Spring chromosome 5B, IWGSC CS RefSeq v2.1, whole genome shotgun sequence, the following proteins share a genomic window:
- the LOC123110710 gene encoding UNC93-like protein 3 isoform X1 — translation MFASTQVIGNLISLVVLGNDKDGGGANKNLLFTVFLGCMVVGIVPMCLLSRRDKSRGESDGHEPQGRSFLADTSTSAVTPLADPRMLLLAPLLAYYGLQKAFVWAVFTKSVVTPVLGVAGVGGAMAVYGAAGVVSSLVAGRLTSGLRSSTFIVSTGAVLQAGVLLWLLFFYSPMLGSAAPLVVGDVWGVGDGILNTQLSALIGLLFENDKQWRLLTKEPDRDALDLLIAKIRASASQISGTNQGV, via the exons ATGTTTGCAAGCACGCAG GTCATTGGAAATTTGATCTCGCTCGTCGTGCTGGGGAATGACAAG GATGGAGGAGGTGCCAACAAGAACCTCTTGTTCACTGTATTCCTCGGCTGCATGGTCGTCGGCATCGTGCCCATGTGCCTGCTCTCCAGAAGAGATAAGAGCAGAGGAGAATCAGACGGCCATGAACCCCAAGGGCGTTCCTTTCTCGCTGACACGTCGACGTCTGCCGTCACGCCGCTCGCTGACCCGAGGAtgctcctcctcgctcctctcctcGCCTACTACGGCCTGCAAAAGGCATTTGTATG GGCTGTGTTCACCAAGAGTGTCGTGACCCCCGTTCTCGGGGTCGCCGGAGTCGGCGGGGCGATGGCAGTCTACGGCGCGGCCGGTGTCGTC AGCTCGCTGGTCGCCGGCCGTCTGACCTCCGGCCTCCGTTCGTCCACCTTCATTGTGTCAACCGGAGCTGTTCTCCAGGCCGGGGTGCTGCTCTGGCTGCTCTTTTTCTACAG TCCCATGCTCGGGTCAGCAGCTCCGCTGGTCGTCGGCGACGTATGGGGCGTCGGAGATGGGATTCTGAACACGCAGTTGAGTGCGTTGATCGGGCTTCTCTTCGAGAACGACAAG cagtggagattattgactaaggagCCAGATCGGGACGCCCTGGACCTGCTCATCGCCAAAATTCGGGCTTCAGCCTCTCAGATCTCCGGGACGAATCAGGGCGTATAA
- the LOC123110710 gene encoding UNC93-like protein 3 isoform X2 has product MFASTQVIGNLISLVVLGNDKDGGGANKNLLFTVFLGCMVVGIVPMCLLSRRDKSRGESDGHEPQGRSFLADTSTSAVTPLADPRMLLLAPLLAYYGLQKAFVWAVFTKSVVTPVLGVAGVGGAMAVYGAAGVVSSLVAGRLTSGLRSSTFIVSTGAVLQAGVLLWLLFFYSPMLGSAAPLVVGDVWGVGDGILNTQLSALIGLLFENDKWRLLTKEPDRDALDLLIAKIRASASQISGTNQGV; this is encoded by the exons ATGTTTGCAAGCACGCAG GTCATTGGAAATTTGATCTCGCTCGTCGTGCTGGGGAATGACAAG GATGGAGGAGGTGCCAACAAGAACCTCTTGTTCACTGTATTCCTCGGCTGCATGGTCGTCGGCATCGTGCCCATGTGCCTGCTCTCCAGAAGAGATAAGAGCAGAGGAGAATCAGACGGCCATGAACCCCAAGGGCGTTCCTTTCTCGCTGACACGTCGACGTCTGCCGTCACGCCGCTCGCTGACCCGAGGAtgctcctcctcgctcctctcctcGCCTACTACGGCCTGCAAAAGGCATTTGTATG GGCTGTGTTCACCAAGAGTGTCGTGACCCCCGTTCTCGGGGTCGCCGGAGTCGGCGGGGCGATGGCAGTCTACGGCGCGGCCGGTGTCGTC AGCTCGCTGGTCGCCGGCCGTCTGACCTCCGGCCTCCGTTCGTCCACCTTCATTGTGTCAACCGGAGCTGTTCTCCAGGCCGGGGTGCTGCTCTGGCTGCTCTTTTTCTACAG TCCCATGCTCGGGTCAGCAGCTCCGCTGGTCGTCGGCGACGTATGGGGCGTCGGAGATGGGATTCTGAACACGCAGTTGAGTGCGTTGATCGGGCTTCTCTTCGAGAACGACAAG tggagattattgactaaggagCCAGATCGGGACGCCCTGGACCTGCTCATCGCCAAAATTCGGGCTTCAGCCTCTCAGATCTCCGGGACGAATCAGGGCGTATAA
- the LOC123114693 gene encoding UNC93-like protein 3 — protein sequence MGSRGDDEEQPAAVPLLAAAYPTPSGLRRSHAGDVHLLSAAFLFVFSAYLPTQNLQSTLNTEGNLGAVSMGILYASFTVFTATAAAVVRRLGSRGALVVCTSGYALFILANLLPTWYTMVPASVYLGFTSSLMWVGQIKILELLIMFMYTFCT from the exons ATGGGCTCCCGCGGCGACGACGAGGAGCAGCCGGCTGCCGTGCCCCTCCTAGCGGCGGCCTACCCAACTCCGAGCGGCCTGAGACGGAGCCACGCCGGCGACGTTCACCTCCTGtcggccgccttcctcttcgtcttctCCGCCTACCTCCCCACGCAGAACCTGCAGAGCACACTCAACACC GAGGGCAACCTGGGCGCCGTGTCCATGGGGATCCTGTACGCCTCCTTCACCGTGttcacggcgacggcggcggccgtggTGCGGCGGCTGGGGTCGAGGGGCGCGCTCGTCGTCTGCACCAGCGGCTACGCGCTCTTCATCCTCGCCAACCTCCTCCCAACGTGGTACACGATGGTGCCGGCTTCAGTCTACCTGGGTTTTACTTCATCCCTCATGTGGGTTGGCCAG ATTAAAATCTTGGAACTTTTGATCATGTTCATGTATACCTTTTGTACATGA